The following are encoded together in the Gordonia insulae genome:
- a CDS encoding 3-hydroxybutyryl-CoA dehydrogenase, with amino-acid sequence MASQKVSRVGVIGAGQMGAGIAEVCARAHADVLVYESTRELAAAGRARILRSLDRGVSSGKLTEREREQASWRLRFTSDLGDFADRQLVCEAVVEDEAVKTEIFTALDKVVTDPDAVLASNTSSIPIMKLGMATQNAHRVIGMHFFNPVPVLPLVELVTTLTTTPEVTERAEAFAHDILGKQVVRSSDRSGFVVNALLVPYLLSAIRMVESGFATVEDIDKAMVLGCAHPMGPLKLTDLVGLDMVKAIADKMYDEFKEQLYSPPPLLLRMVEAGRLGKKSGHGFYRYAEIGSSG; translated from the coding sequence ATGGCCAGCCAGAAAGTATCCCGGGTCGGCGTCATCGGCGCGGGCCAGATGGGTGCCGGCATCGCCGAGGTCTGTGCCCGCGCACACGCCGACGTCCTGGTCTACGAGTCCACCCGTGAACTCGCCGCGGCCGGTCGCGCACGCATCCTGCGCTCGCTCGACCGTGGTGTGTCGAGCGGCAAACTGACCGAGCGGGAACGCGAGCAGGCATCGTGGCGACTCCGCTTCACCTCGGACCTCGGTGACTTCGCCGACCGGCAGCTCGTCTGTGAGGCGGTCGTTGAAGACGAGGCGGTCAAGACGGAGATCTTCACGGCACTCGACAAGGTCGTCACCGACCCGGACGCGGTGCTCGCCTCCAACACCTCGTCCATTCCGATCATGAAGCTGGGCATGGCGACTCAGAACGCGCACCGCGTGATCGGCATGCACTTCTTCAATCCCGTGCCCGTGCTCCCGCTGGTCGAGCTGGTCACCACGCTGACGACCACGCCGGAGGTCACCGAGCGGGCCGAGGCCTTTGCGCACGACATCCTCGGCAAGCAGGTCGTCCGGTCCTCGGACCGCTCCGGATTCGTCGTCAACGCGTTGCTCGTCCCCTACCTCCTCTCGGCGATTCGCATGGTGGAGAGTGGTTTTGCCACCGTCGAGGACATCGACAAGGCCATGGTGCTGGGGTGTGCACATCCGATGGGGCCACTCAAGCTCACCGACCTCGTCGGCCTCGACATGGTGAAGGCCATCGCCGACAAGATGTACGACGAGTTCAAGGAGCAGCTCTACTCGCCGCCGCCGCTGCTGTTGCGCATGGTCGAGGCGGGCCGGCTCGGCAAGAAGTCCGGCCACGGGTTCTACCGGTACGCCGAGATCGGTTCGAGTGGATAG
- the aceA gene encoding isocitrate lyase — translation MSNVGKPRTAAEIQQDWDTNPRWKGITRDYSAESVAELQGSVVEEQTLARRGAEILWEGVNAGDGSYINALGALTGNQAVQQVRAGLKAVYLSGWQVAGDANLSGHTYPDQSLYPANSVPSVVRRINNALLRADEISRVEGDTSVDNWVVPIVADGEAGFGGALNVYELQKAMIAAGAAGTHWEDQLASEKKCGHLGGKVLIPTQQHIRTLSSARLAADVAGVPTVVIARTDAEAATLITSDVDDRDKPFVTGERTAEGYYHVKNGIEPCIARAKSYAPYADMIWMETGTPDLELARKFAESVKAEFPDQLLSYNCSPSFNWSKHLDDSTIAKFQNELGAMGFTFQFITLAGFHSLNYGMFDLAYGYAREQMTAFVDLQNREFKAADERGFTAVKHQREVGAGYFDNIATTVDPTSSTTALKGSTEEGQFH, via the coding sequence ATGAGCAACGTCGGAAAGCCACGTACCGCCGCGGAAATCCAGCAGGACTGGGATACCAACCCGCGTTGGAAGGGCATCACGCGCGATTACAGCGCCGAGTCGGTCGCCGAACTCCAGGGTTCGGTCGTCGAGGAGCAGACCCTCGCCCGCCGCGGCGCGGAGATCCTCTGGGAGGGCGTCAACGCCGGTGACGGCAGCTACATCAACGCGCTCGGCGCGCTGACCGGTAACCAGGCCGTCCAGCAGGTGCGCGCCGGCCTGAAGGCCGTCTACCTGTCGGGCTGGCAGGTCGCCGGCGATGCGAACCTGTCGGGTCACACCTACCCCGACCAGTCGCTGTACCCCGCGAACTCGGTGCCGTCGGTCGTGCGTCGCATCAACAACGCGCTGCTGCGCGCCGACGAGATCTCCCGCGTCGAGGGTGACACCTCGGTCGACAACTGGGTCGTGCCGATCGTCGCCGACGGTGAGGCCGGCTTCGGTGGCGCGCTCAACGTCTACGAGCTGCAGAAGGCCATGATCGCCGCGGGTGCCGCCGGTACCCACTGGGAGGATCAGCTCGCGTCGGAGAAGAAGTGCGGCCACCTCGGTGGCAAGGTGCTGATCCCGACCCAGCAGCACATCCGCACCCTGAGCTCGGCTCGCCTGGCCGCCGACGTCGCGGGTGTCCCGACCGTCGTCATCGCCCGTACCGACGCCGAGGCCGCGACCCTCATCACCTCCGATGTGGACGATCGTGACAAGCCGTTCGTGACCGGTGAGCGCACCGCCGAGGGCTACTACCACGTGAAGAACGGCATCGAGCCCTGCATCGCTCGCGCGAAGTCGTACGCCCCGTACGCCGACATGATCTGGATGGAGACCGGTACCCCCGATCTCGAGCTGGCTCGCAAGTTCGCCGAGTCGGTCAAGGCGGAGTTCCCGGATCAGCTGCTGTCCTACAACTGCAGCCCGTCCTTCAACTGGAGCAAGCACCTCGACGACAGCACCATCGCCAAGTTCCAGAACGAGCTCGGCGCCATGGGCTTCACCTTCCAGTTCATCACCCTGGCCGGCTTCCACTCGCTCAACTACGGCATGTTCGACCTTGCCTACGGTTACGCCCGCGAGCAGATGACCGCCTTCGTCGACCTGCAGAACCGTGAGTTCAAGGCAGCCGACGAGCGCGGCTTCACCGCCGTGAAGCACCAGCGTGAGGTCGGCGCCGGCTACTTCGACAACATCGCGACCACTGTCGATCCGACCAGCTCCACCACCGCGCTGAAGGGCTCGACCGAAGAGGGGCAGTTCCACTAG
- the ramB gene encoding acetate metabolism transcriptional regulator RamB: MTKTYVGSRLRQLRSERGLSQVALAQSLSISPSYLNQIEHDARPLTVPVLSKITEVFGIDEEFFDSQDSVRLVAELREVLLDDDVEAAPAAVDAHEISSVVAAHPEIAQAMVNLHQRYRIVTDQLAAATDERGDRSMRGSITAPHEEVRDYFYQRRNYIHELDMAAEGMTVRMRMHSADIRREIGNRLENKHGVSIVRRVDLGDYTLHRFDPVTRRLEFSAALSAGQRTMKLAAELGYLEYGDLLEKLVEDGNFTSDEARSLAQLGLANYFAAAVVLPYSQFHGAAEDFRYDIERLSAFYAVSYETICHRLSTLQRPNLRGIPWSFVRVDRAGNMSKRQSATGFHFSSSGGTCPLWNVYETFASPGKILTQIAEMPDGRDYFWVARTVERRAARYGQPGKTFAIGLGCELRHAGRVIYSDGLEIGPQAQITPIGAGCRVCERQNCAQRAFPALGATLQIDEHRSTVSPYMTS, encoded by the coding sequence ATGACCAAGACCTACGTCGGTTCCCGGCTGCGTCAGCTGCGGTCGGAACGAGGCCTGTCGCAGGTCGCCCTGGCCCAGTCGCTGTCCATCTCGCCCTCCTATCTGAACCAGATCGAGCACGACGCGCGACCGCTGACCGTACCCGTGCTGTCGAAGATCACCGAGGTCTTCGGCATCGACGAGGAGTTCTTCGACTCGCAGGACAGTGTCCGACTGGTCGCCGAGTTGCGTGAGGTCCTCCTCGACGACGACGTGGAGGCGGCGCCCGCGGCGGTCGACGCGCACGAGATCAGCTCGGTCGTCGCCGCCCACCCGGAGATCGCCCAGGCGATGGTCAACCTGCACCAGCGCTACCGGATCGTCACCGACCAACTCGCGGCGGCCACCGACGAACGCGGGGACCGCAGCATGCGGGGTTCCATCACCGCACCGCACGAGGAGGTGCGCGACTACTTCTATCAGCGCCGCAACTACATCCACGAACTCGACATGGCGGCCGAGGGGATGACGGTCCGGATGCGCATGCACTCCGCCGACATCCGGCGCGAGATCGGCAACCGGTTGGAGAACAAGCACGGTGTGAGCATCGTGCGCCGGGTCGACCTCGGCGACTACACGCTGCACCGGTTCGATCCGGTCACCCGCCGGCTGGAGTTCTCCGCTGCACTGTCCGCGGGGCAGCGCACCATGAAGCTCGCCGCCGAGCTCGGCTACCTCGAGTACGGCGATCTGCTCGAGAAACTGGTCGAGGACGGCAACTTCACCAGTGACGAGGCACGCTCACTCGCACAGCTCGGCCTGGCCAACTACTTCGCCGCCGCGGTCGTGTTGCCCTACAGCCAATTCCATGGCGCAGCTGAGGATTTCCGATACGACATCGAACGGCTGTCGGCGTTCTACGCCGTCTCCTACGAGACGATCTGCCACCGCCTCTCCACGCTGCAGCGCCCGAACCTCCGCGGCATCCCGTGGTCGTTCGTGCGTGTCGATCGGGCGGGAAACATGTCGAAACGGCAGTCCGCCACCGGCTTCCACTTCTCGTCGAGCGGCGGCACGTGCCCGCTGTGGAACGTCTACGAGACATTCGCCTCGCCCGGCAAGATCCTCACCCAGATCGCCGAGATGCCGGATGGCCGCGACTACTTCTGGGTGGCGCGCACGGTCGAACGTCGTGCCGCCCGCTACGGGCAGCCGGGCAAGACCTTCGCGATCGGCCTCGGCTGCGAACTGCGACATGCGGGCCGGGTCATCTACTCCGACGGACTCGAGATCGGCCCACAGGCACAGATCACGCCGATCGGCGCGGGTTGTCGCGTCTGCGAGCGGCAGAACTGCGCGCAACGGGCGTTCCCCGCGCTCGGCGCCACCTTGCAGATCGACGAACACCGCAGCACGGTGTCCCCGTATATGACCAGCTGA